ATATAACAGATGTGTAGCACTTCCAGATCGTGATCGAGAGAGAAGGCGTTCATCAAATGATTGCTGCCTCCTTCGTGCATCAAAACTAGCCAGCTTATGCTCATTATGAAATCTTGTCGTCGTTGTGAAGGATACCGGCTCGAGGTTCCTCCTTGCATTGGAAAATCCTTGCTCACTTGCTCTATGTGCATCTCCAGCAACTCTAACTGCTTTGTGACTCTTACAACCTGACAGAATACTCGAACGCAGTTTTGGGATTTTAGAATTGAGGCCCACTTTATGTGGGGTTGAGATGGTGGAGGACAGTCTTAACTCTTCAGAATCCGACAGAACAGAGAAATCTGCAGCACTGGCAGTTACAACACTCCACTCTATGCTTGCCTCACTTGGTGCATAACAGGTTGTGGGAGTAAGGCAGCCTGACAGGCCATCTGATTCCTGCCTGGAAAGAAAAGGGTTGCCTTTTGAAAAGCTCTCGATCTCAAATAAGTCTGAACTTGCATCACTGTCACTGTCGTCATGCATTTCACTGGAAATTGAAGGAATCTTGATTTCTTGTGCAGCAATTGCATCCCAAGTAGCCATCACAGTTAATTTCTTCTCCAGGCTCAAGCTAGTCTGACTACTTTCCAGGATGGGGGAGCCAAACACTTCTAGCGATTTCCTCTTCGCGGTACTATCATCTTTCTCTTGTACTTGCATTTTTGCTGCTTGATTTCCAGTTTTAGAATTGAAAACTGGGAAGCTGAAATGATCCTCGGAGTTTAACCTCAGCTCCGTTCCATCAAATCGTACACAGCTGTGATCTGACTGTGATTTCCTAACAAAATAGTCACTTCTTTGATCTCCTTGCTTTGATTTGCCATTAACCAGCCCGGTGGTTTTGCTCTTgttttcaccattataatCATCAATGTCAACAGAATTCTTGTCAGCACAAGAACAGTTGCAGCCAATGCTGGCAAGCAAACTCTTCTTGTTTGCTTTTCTGGGCTGCTGGTTTCTTGGAACGGAATGCAATAATGCAATCCGGCTGTTCCAGCTCGATTCAGAACGAATACTTTGTGCTGCATTCGAGGGCCGCTCTTTGACTGCAAGTATTTCAAGGGGATCATGTCTCTTCTGCTGGTGGTGACTTACTAAACTCTTAGAACTAACTTTAGGACTATGATTTACTTGGCTTAACCCCTCGTTGAAATACTTCTCAGCGTTGAAGACATCAATTTCTGTCTCTTCTGCTTTAGTTTTTGCAAGGAAAGCGTGATCATGCGGGGTTGAGATGGAGGCACTGAGGCCCTGAGTGCCTGCACCTTCCAATTTAAGTACAAAGGTTTCTTCAGCTCCATCCAAGAACGAGGAAAACGAAGCATCCCGAAATCTTTTGCTGATTTCGGGAGGACCGGAAACACTCGTTTTGGATGCTGAAGTCAGTGTTATTACAGGAATGGACATTTTTGTGTCTGAATGGGGACAAGCTTAGCTCATACAAGAGAAGGCGAAGCAGAAAAAGACCATAACAGCTGATTGAGAATAATATTGAACTAATCAGCAAAAATCAGCAAAGAAACTGAAgagaaagcaaaaaatattagaagagTTCTGAATCAGCTGTAAGAAGAgaagctatatatatagtaagtaTAGAAGTAGAATAGCCTGAATTTATGAGAGGTCTGAAAGCCAACTTGGCTTAGTGAGAATTTACATTCACTTCTACATATATAAGTAGCTGTAAGAGAACTGTGCAAATGACAAActtatgtttggattcgttttcgaagtgttttgttgtgttttatagagatagagagagaaaacaaagataattatgtatgtattagatatagtatgtatgtttggatttgtttttggagataatttaaaataagtattgtgtgtttaatgttgtgttttgggagacaaaaattacagttcattgtcaaatcactgtcaaatcatgtacattttatatgtatttatgtatatatgtgtgtctatatatatgtatgtatttatataaaaacatttaaagcacgcaaataaggtgtttttgtatgatgacaaacattgggtatgttttgacttatTCTAgagataacttgaaaatgaaaacaaatatagtgAAAGAGTTTTGGCTCATTAGAAATAATGacttttgtctatattgactGTTTGCTTGTCATCATTCTTGTTTTTAACTAGAGAAACTGTTTCAGTTATTTTTGCCTGCTTTAAACTCTAAGTAGGTGCTGATGGGATTGGGCCTAACCATATGTAACCTTATTTCCTTCCCTGTGGTTTTCTGTCTTTCTGGAGATCAAATTATTGATCAAATAAGGCCATTGTCATTTGTCTGTTTCATcatccccccacccccaccccctccCCTACCTACAAGCTAAAGGGACCGAATTGACTTTTCACAGATTGACATTAAGAGTGAACTATTGGCTCTCTTCACACTTCACATGGCCAGACACCAGCACCATACAATCCCACTATGACCACTTTCTGCAATATTTGCATGTGACATGAGTAGGTTGTCCATTTttagacaagaaaataaaaccagCTACAGAACCCTTTTTCTTGTAGAGTTGCATTTAAGGTCCATATCATATGATCACTTCTTTCTCGAGGAGAGTTTGGCAATCCCTCTTAGCACAGTCAGTACCAAGAATCATGTTGATCATGTTTCGAGGCCATATAACATGAGTTCGCAGTTACCGACTTGTCGGTGTTCCCAGCAGCTACAAGCTAGAACTAGAACtagcctctctctctctctctcattgtCTTGATGACTAATGGTGTTCAACTAACTCATTTTTGCTTATGTCAACACATTAACTGACAGAACAGTAATGCTAATAAAACTACCATAACTATGAGGCAGATTCTTGAGACCTTGGGAAAGTGAACAccaaatttcacattttcttaCTACATTGAAAATAACAGATAAATGAGGTCAGGAAGGTGTCAAAAGTACCATGATGCATGTTTCATACTTTACTTGCACTAATTTCAAGCACAAGATAGAACTCAACTGCCCTGAAAATATCTATTATGTTTGCTTCTGCATTTTGGTACAGAACTCAGAAGAATATTGACAAGAGATTCAGAAACTCCGGCCAGTGCCACGGCATTACAACCATGCTTGCCTGAGTTATGGCACCTTTTCACCTGTTTGGTGCTCATGTGGTTGTGGATTAAATGGGAAGTTCAACGGGAGAATTACCCGGGAGAGTTTTTTTAGAGAGTATTGAGTTGTCAAATCATGAATAGTAAAgttggtttaaaaaataatatatagagtatttataatagtgTTGAGAGTTTTATGTTGTAGTAAGAGGTAGGTGTTCATTGTGCGACTTGTAtacaaaaataacttttatacccttataaataaataaatattactaatatatacaCGAGGAGCCAATAATACTGCAGCCCTCATCCCAATTGTCGGAAATTTTACTTGCAAACaagaaatgtaatttcaaGATTTAAAATTGTCTCTGGTTggtgtgatgattgatgaaCCCACATTAACTAACTCAATTCCCCATCACATTTTCAAATCTTTAGCTCTTGTGGGTGGTTTGTGTCTTGATGCATATGTGCATTTTTGTTGCTGTAGTGAAACGAATTCTTGATGAGCAATACATTATTACATTGGCAGAAGAAGCAACATGGGGTACTACCAAACCTTTTTCTATGTTAGAATTTATTCATCATACTGTCGGCAGACACTTTTTCACCATTGATTGGACAAATGCTTCGTACGTAgcttcttcaatttcttcaaaaacCCTATACACTATTTTCACTAGGAAACTCTATTCatgatgtaatttatattcTACATTGTCAACAATTCTTGTCAAGTCTAATTTGGCTTGGTAGAATCAATTGCgtaatgtattttatttgaggGTGTTTGGATgaactaataaattatttgaaacgccttataagatattttaaagtgTTCGGAAATTTTTTTAGGTAAAAAGGTTACAAGCTCTAAAAATAAGACGttattaacttataaattctttaaagaaaagtaATTCTAAGACtttaacaaattcatttaaattaaaaacaaatttttgttaacatcttataagctgcATTATCTTGTTTTACCCATATACgtcatgaatttatttttaaataagatctAACATCTTATGAgctatagaaatattttataaaatgtatgagcttataaaattttgtgaataaatttcgccaaacaccctcttagtTGGATCGAACCAATTGTATGGTAAGTAATTTAGTTCAAGTTTGATCAAATCTGATTCCAACTAAAATTTCTCCAATAATATCGAAAATTTCTTGAGAAGGACCGATTATTATGATGTTGGAATGCGAATTATTCTAATCTTTAGCAAAGATTTTCACACCAATAATGTCacatcaataatataatttatggatAAGTCAAATGAGCTACctgatttgacataattataattatcttttcgtcgtttgaaaagttattaatactcctaaatattatctattttgaCCTCAttgtattcttcttttttttaaataaagaattgtgaaaaattataaaaaaatcaacttattcCATAAAAGAAGTTTcgtaaatttttcaaaacaaaatataaaattataatttaaattactagtcagttcaccacaaaaacaaataaaaatctcTAATAGAGGCTAATGAATGAAGCTAATTATTGAACGACtgttataataaaaagtattgataatttttcaaacaacaaaaaaatactcataatcatacaaaatttcaaaaagctCGTCGTAATTTATCCTATCTCATGTTGTACATATGTATCATTTTCTAGTGTTTTAAAACCCATTGTGGGTAATGTTTGGCATAGGGTAACATTTATGACCAATAAGGACGACAAGGCATTGTACCCTAAACTACAAAACATAGCAAGGCCATATTGTAAACATTGATCCATATTTTCAGATGTCTTTGATCAGACACATTTGTCAACCTACACTTACCTCCAACTACAGATCACATGATACCATAAAAGAGACTTCCTGATCTGATTGAGGAAGCATTCGAAATATTCACCACCACAAATTTTAGCCTGATTTGAGTTCCCAACAATCCAAGTAACTTACATCACAATTAATGCATAAGAGAGccatcaatcacataacaagaacagtaatattgattatttgattaattggaTCTGACTAAACCTAGTTGAAACAAGAAACTGTCTATTGACCTCAATCCAAGTCTTGGAGATATAAACACTACTCACCATTAAAACCCGAACGAATAGATGAATGCGTGAATAGATATATGCTTAGAAATGAGGCTTCAACACTTTGAAAAATAGATCTAGAAGAATAACAAAATGCACGAGTGATCGTCTAAAAGGTCGTACTGCTCCTCTTCGTATTGTAAGGGAGATGGAGTTCAAGCTTTTCCAGTGGGATCAAGAAACAGAATTAGTGTTACAAGTAGAGTACAATATATAACTTACTCAAGACTTCCTGGTTAATACGTGCAATCCAGCCCAACCACAACCCCTCTTCTGTGGCAAAATTATCTCCCGGCAAGACCCTCTCATGGTGAAAGACTGAGCCATTTGTTActcataaataaatgaaagaattGCCACTTGAAATCATGCCAACGGGCAAATCAAGAATCTGTATGCGTTGGATTTCACTGCGCAGAAGTGGAGTTGCCGACCCAGTATTGTTTAACTGCAACTAGGATTTTCTCGGGGACCAGGGGGCCGTCCTCATGATCCATCATTTTAAAATCGTATCTCATACCACCAATCATCTTCTTCACCTTGACAAGTACATCAACTTCATCCCTTAACATAATTGCACCTTCTGGCCGCAGAATCCGATCCATCTCTAGTAAAATGTCTTCGAGGTCACACCTGTATTCATTTGTTCGAATAAATTGTAAGTTCCTGGATGACTCCTCCAATCCAAGTTACACATAATGCCAAGTGCAGAAaaacaggaccaaaattgaccCGAGTCTTTTACCAAGGACAATATAATTTCCTAAAGCTATGAGAATAGGATTTTAGAGAAGAAAACCATCTCCGTATCTTAATAAAGGAATTCTGTACTGGGGGTAACACAGCCCTCATACAGCTGCagtattttctatatttggtGGGATTTATCATGCTGTTAAGCAACCTAAAACATGCAAATcaagattcaatttttatttaaacttgaAATACAATTCACCCATATTAACTAGGTGCTAGAGCAGTTATAGagttttataatctaaaattcATGTAGCACAGAGAATGTTATACTTTTTGACCGCACAGAATACAAACAAAACACAGCTGTATGACCACAAGTCCCTAACCATTACAGTTCCGGCAGCTTGATTAATTCATGATACATGTTGCAAAATTCTGTCTCTTTTGGATATCTATTCCATATTCCAATTCTCAGTACTTTTGGAATCGCTATTTCAGGAAAATATTTGTCACACTTTGAGGGATCCACACATGATATAcagagagggggggggggggggagaaacaaacaaaagaagaagagtttGAGGATGTACAGCATCCCACTCGAAGGCCCATCCTTCACCTCACCAAGAAAAGATATAAGTGTAACTTTTAGGCGAGAGAAACTGAGAACCATCATTACATCCTTAGTATCTTGTATTTCTTAAATTCCCTAAAACTAAAGTTGGGAAATTTCTCATTTAGAAGAGCCATTTCCTTGTATGCTACAGCTAAGTCCATCTCCAAATCCTTACTTATCATTGCCTAAAACAGAAGGTTGTTTCAAGGCATGAATATAAAAGATCAAGAACTGTATGCTTACTTGTCCTTGTACAAGCTAAAAACACGATAAGCATGAATCAGGTCATATGTCCTTGGATATGTGGAGAAGGCTTCACACCTGAACAAGCAAATTACAATAAGTACAGAGtaatagagaaaataagattttgtaaccaagaaaaataaatttgagcaGACATGGGCCTTAGTGAAGCTTGCACTTTTAGTCATCATTGACATAAGTAAAGTACAGGGAGGATATATGGAAAATGCATAGCCTACTTGCAACTTGATCCAGCACAGTTCAAGACATGATCTTGATGGCAAGTTTGATCATCTTACTGCCCACATTGTAATGTTAGCAAAATGAGTTTTTGCTTGGCTTATGGTATGAAGCATTTAGTGTTATCATAAATTTCCAGAGGACATGCAACTAGATCATGTTTGCCCCCAAAGCGAGCTCAATCCTTTCTTTGGTGGGCCTGGGTGCATGCCTAAAGCCTAAGCCTAGCTACATGAATTTCAAGTAAAAACAGCACAATTGCTTAGAAGACACTAAATACAGTGACAAAAGAATGCATACCAGTCATGATATATGCCAATCAGTCCTCGTTCATAAATAACACCAAGGGTATTTTTCTCGGCAATAGTGGGTACAACATTCATAACCCACAATTTCGGAGACTGAAGTGCAGCTGCAAAGCCTCCAAATCCAGCATTCATATCCATAATGTTGCGGTACCTTCCAGAGTCAATAATCTTGTTAATCTTTCTATAGGCATTTACATGTTTCTTCCATTGCTTATTGTCCTTCTGGTATGCCTCAACAGAAACTCCAGGAACCAAGCCACTAGCAATTCTTGGGGGAACTGCATAAAGTCTCTCCGGGAATGGTTTAAGATACCCACCAGCAACTCCACTGTTAGCATTGTCATATGGAGTAATGCATGGCTCCATTTTCTGGTACCtgataaaatagataaacacCGGAACAATTTAGATTTGCATTATCACCACCGAAAGTCTGCAACTTTCAGCCACATGTAAAGAAGTACATATGCCTCAGTAAATAATTGCGCATAAGCACCCCACAAATGGAAAAACAATGCAACTACTAGATTTTTACTATGTgctcaaataataattattcataccAGACATCATCAGCATAATCAGGTTTACATAATGTCACTCCagaattttcttgtttggcaCGACAAGAAGCAGAATCCATTGTCTTCTGCCATACAGCAATTTCTCCTTGCTCAGACTTCTTTTCCCAGCAAAGAAGTTTAGCAACATCTTCTATCTGTCTTTGTTCTTCCTGAAGTTCTTCCTTTGGGCGTTGCCATGCCTTGAAGTTAGTCTTCCAATTAATGGGAGGGCCTGAAAGCACCCAGTAGCCACCAGGTCTAAGCACACGATCAACCTCCTTCATGTATAGTCCATCTGCAAAGAAAAGGTaacaaattatgatattttcatcAGCTCAATTGCTCGAAGATGTTAACGAGCGCTCCTTTTCACAAGAAAGTGGTCAAATTGTATAACATTCTGGAATGATCAAGCCtctaataaagaaaacaacttCAGCtctgtttttctattttcattgtAAAGGGAAACATGcaagaaaaattttgattcttaCCATTCATCCCCCAAGGTATAAGACAACGAGAACAATGAGCCATGTCAAACGCTCTTGATGGATATGGCATTTTTACTGATCCAAGAACACCAATTACAGCCGGTACACCCCTTTCAAGAGCAAATTGTACCTGGGCTTCATGTGAATCTCTTGGTGCAAATGACATTGCTATAACATTTCTTTTCCACAAATATGCACCCCAACTAGCAACCTGAACAAGAACATAAAAGTGAAAAGTAAATCACACAGTTACGCAGACTGGCAAAGAGACATCTTAATCAGAAGAAGCACAAGGATAAATGCACAAGTCACTAGAGAAACTTCCAGGCAATGAGCATACCCCACAACCAGTGTCCAATGCTGTCCTAACAGTCCCATTTGCAATTGGTATAACTGACGCAAGCTGGTCAATGTACTTATCAGCCCCCTGAGGAAATTGTGTTCCTCCACCAGGGAACCTGAACACATTGCCTTCGTACTGGATCCAGTTTTGGATAGCCTTTTCTACTGTCAAGCTTTTATATGGAGCATTGGCATAGGGGACATAATCACGGCTCTTTGGCCATGGAAACGGGGTTACATATCCTTTAGGAGCTGGAATAAGGCAATGCAGCTTCTCTTCTTCAGGAGGGCAATGTCTCTCACGGTAGATCATATTTTCCCTAGGGAAAGTCATTGCACGTCCTTGATCTTGGCAGGGTGTGTAATCAGTGTACTTAGGATCGCACGGCTTATACACAGTCACTTTTGAATCAGAATCGTCAATTATCCCAGCCTCACCAGCATGATGCGTTTCAAAATTGAGGTTTGGAAGGATGTTGCAGTCAGCTCCGCTCTTGGTCATCTCCAAAGCTATACTGTCCCCCTTTCCAAACCCACTTCTCTGCCATGCTCCTAGTAGGTAGAAGAAACAGCACAGACCAGCTACTATGAAAATGGACACAGAACTCCTGGTCCTACTGTCCCCTGAATTATACTTGTTCGCCATCACAGGCCTGAAACatttattactaaaatttaGAAGAGACAGTGGAAAGAATAGCCTGAATTACCAGTCGTCTGTTTGAATTATTGAGTGCATATTCCTATATTAACAACAAAAGTTCACAACAGCATAATCATGCACGCTATGAGATGATCCAGATCGCATCAGATTTGACCAGGATGGGAGGACTAGTTAGAGGTCAAAGTCCAGGCTCAAGAAACTCATGTTAATTTCAGTTTAATTTCCTTTGTAATCTGGAAGCTACAGAAAGAAGCAGccaatgaataatatataaaaataaaaaatatgaaatcttCTTGTAGAAAATTTCTTATGTTCTTGCATCACCACAGCAGCTAGTGGTGAATGTTATACCAAGGCACATAACTTGGATCCACAGACCAAAATCTGCCTTCATATCGACCAAAGGAAATTAAGCAGATCCAGATGTTTAAGTCGTAAAAGACTCAACTTTTTTGCTTCAACTTCAACCAACATTATAATTTCAGTAAAAACATCAGAAGGAAATCTATATAATAATCcaagattaaaatttagatCAAACATCAAAACACTAAAGATCGTTCAAAAATAGGTGAAAACTTCAGAATGACTCCATCTACACCAGATTCCAATTAATAACTTCTCAAATCAAGCATACATCTGCTTTAAAGATAAGGaaacattaaataattcaatcaaactCCTATGAGAAACAAACATATGACGCTCAAACAGCACTAGAAGTAGCTACCTATTATGGGTCAGCAAAATTACGTTccttaataattattcaaccCGATCTTAAACCATTCTCCGACCCAGAAAACAAAACCCACGAAAAAGAAACACCACATCTCGTTGcagcaacaaaaaaataagccATCACCAGAAGACGCTAATTGCAAAACAAACACAGAAACCATCGTTAATTCGAGTTCATAAATTACGGCAAGAAGCATTAAATCTCATACCAATCGCATCAGTTGATGCGAATCCTGATTCGACAATGCTGAAAGCTCGTATCTTTATCTTCCCTCAAGGAAAACGCTGAAAACAGATCCGATTAACAGCGACTAAAATCCCTAATTTTGACCtccagaaagaaaaaaaaagaacaaaaaattctcCCTCAAATGATTTGATATAGATGCTCAACAACGCTTGtgtttgtatatatagatCAAGCATGCACGTTCTTGTcactcttttctctctctccctctcgcTCTGTCCCCctccctctttctctctctttctctctctttctctctcacacacacacatgtgtCGTACGACAAATAAATCTTGGTTCTTTTTTAGTCTCTGTCATTTAATGCGCTAACAATGGAAAGCAAATTTTCATGTTGGCCCCATTCTTTGTGTTAATTGCAGAAAGtgcatcattatttttaaatgacaCATTTGCCCTCcaccaaattcattttttacatttaattctTATAAATGTGCTCATGGTACAATCAACTATATTCTTACAACTATCATTGAGTAGgtccaaataaattacatctagaTTTATGATTGTTTCCATCACACCCAACCATCTCTCGACCTCTCGATGACAGTGGGACTGTACAAAGTATTATCAGGGCCATACTTTCATAcgtatatttaataaagtgaTATCCgtttataagtttaaaattaattatatttagatatcGATTTTGAATGATGACACGTGCAAATTTTAGTGAAAGAAGAAGTTAAACTTTCATCCCACGTAACTTAGATAAAAATCTTATCGAATCTTATCCTAAGATTCTTGAATATAGttatatagtataatatttcttttttttaataatattttcttcacggcgtaaaattaaatatttagtttaaataattttaatcttgaaaataattgaaaattctaaatCATCGTCCCGACAGATGGGGTCGATATAGTAAATAAGAAAGGGGCAGAatgataaaaatcaagaattgagggggt
This region of Sesamum indicum cultivar Zhongzhi No. 13 linkage group LG4, S_indicum_v1.0, whole genome shotgun sequence genomic DNA includes:
- the LOC105159961 gene encoding protein PHYTOCHROME KINASE SUBSTRATE 1, which produces MSIPVITLTSASKTSVSGPPEISKRFRDASFSSFLDGAEETFVLKLEGAGTQGLSASISTPHDHAFLAKTKAEETEIDVFNAEKYFNEGLSQVNHSPKVSSKSLVSHHQQKRHDPLEILAVKERPSNAAQSIRSESSWNSRIALLHSVPRNQQPRKANKKSLLASIGCNCSCADKNSVDIDDYNGENKSKTTGLVNGKSKQGDQRSDYFVRKSQSDHSCVRFDGTELRLNSEDHFSFPVFNSKTGNQAAKMQVQEKDDSTAKRKSLEVFGSPILESSQTSLSLEKKLTVMATWDAIAAQEIKIPSISSEMHDDSDSDASSDLFEIESFSKGNPFLSRQESDGLSGCLTPTTCYAPSEASIEWSVVTASAADFSVLSDSEELRLSSTISTPHKVGLNSKIPKLRSSILSGCKSHKAVRVAGDAHRASEQGFSNARRNLEPVSFTTTTRFHNEHKLASFDARRRQQSFDERLLSRSRSGSATHLLYT
- the LOC105159962 gene encoding probable methyltransferase PMT2, whose product is MANKYNSGDSRTRSSVSIFIVAGLCCFFYLLGAWQRSGFGKGDSIALEMTKSGADCNILPNLNFETHHAGEAGIIDDSDSKVTVYKPCDPKYTDYTPCQDQGRAMTFPRENMIYRERHCPPEEEKLHCLIPAPKGYVTPFPWPKSRDYVPYANAPYKSLTVEKAIQNWIQYEGNVFRFPGGGTQFPQGADKYIDQLASVIPIANGTVRTALDTGCGVASWGAYLWKRNVIAMSFAPRDSHEAQVQFALERGVPAVIGVLGSVKMPYPSRAFDMAHCSRCLIPWGMNDGLYMKEVDRVLRPGGYWVLSGPPINWKTNFKAWQRPKEELQEEQRQIEDVAKLLCWEKKSEQGEIAVWQKTMDSASCRAKQENSGVTLCKPDYADDVWYQKMEPCITPYDNANSGVAGGYLKPFPERLYAVPPRIASGLVPGVSVEAYQKDNKQWKKHVNAYRKINKIIDSGRYRNIMDMNAGFGGFAAALQSPKLWVMNVVPTIAEKNTLGVIYERGLIGIYHDWCEAFSTYPRTYDLIHAYRVFSLYKDKCDLEDILLEMDRILRPEGAIMLRDEVDVLVKVKKMIGGMRYDFKMMDHEDGPLVPEKILVAVKQYWVGNSTSAQ